From Pseudomonas poae, the proteins below share one genomic window:
- the tauA gene encoding taurine ABC transporter substrate-binding protein produces the protein MKLLTPLRLLAALSLAGASLFAQAADVTIAYQTTVDPAKVAQADGAYEKATNAKIDWRKFDNGADIIAAIASGDVQIGYLGSSPLTAAITRKVPVETFLVATQIGGAEALVARNGSGINSPQDLVGKKVAVPFVSTGHYSLLAALKHWNIDPSKVTILNLAPPAIIAAWKRGDIDATYVWDPALGVAKENGKVLITSGELAKFGAPTFDAWIVRKDFAEKHPEIVTAFAKVTLDAYAAYRKDPQAWLADKDNVDKLVKLSGAKATDIPLLLQGNVYPLAADQVTLLGAPTTKAVTDTAAFLKEQGKVDAVLPDYAPYVSAKFITN, from the coding sequence TTGAAACTGTTAACCCCTCTGCGCCTCCTTGCGGCGTTGTCCCTGGCCGGTGCCAGCCTGTTTGCCCAGGCGGCGGATGTGACCATCGCCTACCAGACCACCGTGGACCCGGCGAAAGTCGCCCAGGCCGACGGCGCGTACGAAAAAGCCACCAATGCCAAGATCGACTGGCGCAAATTCGACAATGGCGCCGACATCATCGCCGCCATCGCCTCCGGCGACGTGCAGATCGGCTACCTCGGTTCCAGCCCGCTGACCGCTGCCATCACCCGCAAAGTGCCGGTGGAAACGTTCCTCGTCGCCACCCAGATCGGCGGCGCCGAAGCCCTGGTGGCGCGCAACGGTTCGGGGATCAACAGCCCGCAGGACCTGGTCGGCAAGAAGGTCGCCGTGCCGTTCGTGTCCACCGGCCACTACAGCCTGCTAGCCGCGCTGAAGCACTGGAACATCGACCCGTCGAAAGTCACCATCCTCAACCTCGCGCCACCGGCGATCATTGCTGCGTGGAAGCGCGGTGATATCGACGCCACCTACGTATGGGACCCCGCCCTGGGCGTGGCCAAGGAAAACGGCAAGGTGCTGATCACCTCCGGCGAGCTGGCCAAGTTTGGGGCGCCGACCTTCGATGCGTGGATCGTGCGTAAGGATTTTGCCGAGAAGCACCCGGAAATCGTCACCGCCTTCGCCAAAGTCACCCTGGACGCCTACGCCGCGTACCGCAAAGACCCACAAGCCTGGCTCGCCGACAAAGACAACGTCGACAAGCTGGTCAAGCTCTCCGGCGCCAAGGCCACTGACATCCCATTGCTACTGCAAGGCAACGTCTACCCGCTGGCCGCTGACCAGGTGACCCTGCTGGGCGCACCGACCACCAAGGCCGTGACCGACACCGCTGCGTTCTTGAAGGAACAAGGCAAGGTCGACGCCGTGCTGCCGGACTACGCCCCATATGTCAGCGCCAAGTTCATCACTAACTGA
- the tauB gene encoding taurine ABC transporter ATP-binding subunit — MALLQLERISAQYPGATQPVLSDISLDLGPQQLLVALGPSGSGKTSLLNLIAGFVEPSAGRITLDGVPVKGPSAERGVVFRDDALLPWQDVLANVGFGLELAGVPKAQREIRAREMLALVDLAGFDSRRIWQLSGGQKQRVGLARALAADPRVLLMDEPFGALDAFTREQMQELLLQVWRRTAKPVFLITHDIEEAVFLATDLILLAPNPGQIVERLHLDFGQRYAAGESARAIKSDPRFIETREHVLGKVFSQRQVSA; from the coding sequence ATGGCCTTGCTACAACTGGAGCGCATCAGCGCACAGTACCCAGGCGCCACACAACCGGTACTGTCTGACATTTCACTCGACCTCGGGCCCCAGCAATTGCTGGTCGCCCTCGGCCCGTCCGGCAGTGGCAAGACTTCGCTGTTGAACCTGATCGCCGGTTTTGTCGAACCTTCCGCCGGGCGCATAACCCTCGACGGTGTTCCGGTCAAAGGGCCCAGCGCCGAACGCGGCGTGGTGTTCCGGGACGACGCCCTGCTGCCCTGGCAGGACGTGCTGGCCAATGTCGGCTTCGGCCTGGAGCTGGCCGGTGTGCCCAAGGCGCAACGTGAAATTCGCGCCCGGGAGATGCTGGCCCTGGTCGACCTGGCCGGTTTCGACAGCCGCCGCATCTGGCAGCTCTCCGGCGGCCAGAAGCAGCGTGTCGGCCTGGCCCGCGCCCTGGCGGCAGACCCGCGGGTATTGCTGATGGACGAACCCTTCGGCGCCCTCGATGCCTTCACCCGCGAACAGATGCAGGAATTGCTCCTGCAAGTCTGGCGGCGCACGGCCAAACCGGTGTTTCTGATTACCCACGACATTGAAGAGGCGGTATTCCTCGCCACCGATTTGATTCTGCTGGCGCCCAACCCAGGCCAGATCGTCGAGCGCCTGCACCTGGACTTCGGCCAGCGCTACGCCGCCGGTGAGTCGGCGCGGGCAATCAAGTCCGACCCGCGTTTTATCGAAACCCGCGAACACGTGCTGGGCAAAGTGTTCTCGCAACGGCAGGTGTCCGCATGA
- the tauC gene encoding taurine ABC transporter permease TauC, producing MSSYELPATAAKPVAHTVIAVRRSLSTRWISLLTLVALLAIWWAVTATGLIEPLFLPPPSAVLQKGWLLATTGYMDSTLWQHLGASLSRIGLGLGFAVLTAVPVGIAIGSNRIARGILDPLIEFYRPIPPLAYLPLIVIWCGIGELSKVLLIYLAIFAPIAIATATGVRTVDPAKLRAAQSLGATRAQLIRHVILPSALPDILTGVRIGLGVGWSTLVAAELIAATSGLGFMVQSAAQFLVTDVVVLGILVIALIAFAMEMGLRALQRKWVPWHGQAH from the coding sequence ATGAGCAGCTACGAACTCCCCGCCACCGCCGCCAAGCCGGTGGCGCACACCGTGATTGCGGTGCGCCGCAGCCTGAGCACGCGCTGGATCAGCCTGCTGACGTTAGTCGCTTTGCTGGCGATCTGGTGGGCGGTGACGGCCACCGGTTTGATCGAACCGCTGTTCCTGCCACCGCCGTCGGCCGTGTTGCAAAAAGGCTGGCTGCTGGCGACCACCGGCTATATGGACTCCACGTTGTGGCAGCATCTGGGCGCAAGCTTGAGCCGTATCGGCCTGGGCCTGGGCTTTGCGGTGCTGACCGCCGTGCCGGTGGGCATTGCCATCGGCTCCAACCGCATCGCCCGGGGCATTCTCGACCCGCTGATCGAGTTCTACCGGCCGATTCCGCCCCTGGCCTACCTGCCGCTGATCGTGATCTGGTGCGGCATCGGCGAGCTGTCCAAGGTGTTGCTGATTTACCTGGCGATCTTTGCACCGATCGCCATCGCCACCGCGACCGGCGTACGCACGGTCGACCCGGCCAAACTGCGTGCCGCGCAATCATTAGGGGCGACCCGCGCCCAGCTGATTCGCCATGTGATCCTGCCGAGCGCCTTGCCCGACATCCTCACCGGCGTGCGCATCGGCTTGGGTGTGGGCTGGTCGACGTTGGTTGCGGCTGAGCTGATCGCAGCCACCAGCGGCCTGGGTTTTATGGTGCAGTCGGCGGCGCAGTTCCTGGTGACCGATGTGGTGGTGCTGGGGATTCTGGTGATCGCGCTGATTGCCTTCGCCATGGAAATGGGCCTGCGCGCCCTGCAGCGCAAATGGGTGCCCTGGCATGGCCAGGCACATTGA
- the tauD gene encoding taurine dioxygenase, with protein MSSLTVTPLSTALGAQISGVDITQPLKLEQRDAIEQALLTHSVLFFRGQPITPQQQARFAASFGDLHIHPIYPNVPEQPEVLILDTAVTDVRDNAVWHTDVTFLPTPALGAVLSAKLLPAFGGDTLWASGIAAYEALSQPLKVLLNGLTATHDFTKSFPLERFGNTAEDLARWEETRKKNPPLSHPVVRTHPVSGRKSLFVSDGFTTKINELEPAESEAILKLLFAHATRPEFTIRWRWQENDVAFWDNRVTQHYAVDDYRPQRRVMHRATILGDVPF; from the coding sequence ATGAGCAGCCTGACCGTTACGCCATTAAGTACCGCCCTCGGCGCCCAGATCAGTGGCGTCGATATCACCCAGCCGTTGAAACTGGAACAGCGCGACGCCATCGAACAGGCGTTGCTCACGCACTCGGTGTTGTTCTTTCGCGGCCAACCGATCACCCCGCAGCAACAGGCGCGGTTCGCGGCGAGTTTTGGTGACCTGCATATTCACCCGATCTACCCCAACGTGCCGGAACAGCCCGAAGTGCTGATCCTCGACACCGCCGTCACCGACGTGCGCGACAACGCCGTATGGCACACCGACGTGACCTTCCTGCCCACCCCGGCCCTCGGCGCGGTGCTCAGCGCCAAGCTGCTGCCGGCGTTCGGCGGCGATACCTTGTGGGCCAGCGGGATTGCGGCGTATGAGGCGTTGTCGCAACCGTTGAAGGTGCTGCTCAACGGGCTGACGGCGACCCACGACTTCACCAAATCCTTCCCGCTGGAGCGCTTCGGCAACACCGCCGAAGACCTGGCGCGCTGGGAAGAAACCCGCAAGAAAAACCCTCCGCTGTCGCACCCGGTGGTGCGTACGCACCCGGTGAGTGGGCGTAAATCGCTGTTTGTGAGTGATGGGTTTACCACCAAGATCAATGAGCTGGAGCCAGCGGAAAGCGAGGCGATTCTGAAGCTGCTGTTTGCTCACGCGACACGCCCGGAATTCACCATTCGCTGGCGCTGGCAGGAGAATGATGTGGCGTTCTGGGACAACCGCGTGACCCAGCATTACGCGGTGGATGATTACCGGCCGCAGCGGCGGGTGATGCATCGGGCGACGATTCTGGGGGATGTGCCCTTCTAG
- the mgrA gene encoding L-glyceraldehyde 3-phosphate reductase, producing the protein MTYIAAENRYESIPYRRVGRSGLVLPALSLGLWHNFGDSTPIDTQRALLRTAFDLGINHFDLANNYGPPYGSAEINFGRLLREDFKHYRDELIISSKAGWDMWPGPYGQGGGSRKYILASLDQSLQRLGVDYVDIFYSHRFDADTPLEETASALATAVQQGKALYIGISSYSGVKTREIAALLKEWKVPLLIHQPAYNLLNRWVEKDLLDTTEELGAGVIAFTPLAQGLLTDKYLNGVPADARVNRPGGGSLQAKHLSEENIAHVRALNEIAKRRGQSLAQLALAWTLRDPRVTSALIGASRPEQIIENVGALKNLSFSAEELAEIDRFAQEGGINLWEKPSTAE; encoded by the coding sequence ATGACTTACATTGCTGCCGAAAACCGCTATGAATCTATCCCGTATCGCCGCGTAGGCCGCAGTGGATTGGTGCTGCCTGCACTGTCCCTGGGGCTGTGGCACAACTTTGGCGACAGCACCCCGATCGACACCCAGCGCGCCCTGCTGCGCACCGCGTTCGACCTGGGGATCAACCACTTCGACCTGGCCAACAACTACGGCCCGCCCTACGGCAGCGCCGAGATCAATTTCGGCCGTTTGCTGCGCGAAGACTTCAAGCACTACCGCGACGAACTGATCATCTCGAGCAAAGCCGGCTGGGACATGTGGCCCGGCCCGTACGGCCAGGGCGGCGGCTCACGCAAATACATCCTGGCGAGCCTGGACCAAAGCCTGCAGCGCCTGGGCGTCGACTATGTGGATATTTTCTACTCCCACCGTTTTGACGCCGACACCCCGCTGGAAGAGACCGCCAGCGCCCTCGCCACTGCCGTGCAACAGGGCAAGGCACTGTACATCGGCATCTCGTCGTATTCCGGGGTCAAAACCCGCGAAATCGCGGCCTTGCTCAAAGAGTGGAAAGTGCCGCTGCTGATCCACCAACCGGCCTACAACCTGCTCAACCGCTGGGTGGAAAAAGACCTGCTGGACACCACCGAAGAGCTCGGAGCCGGGGTGATTGCCTTCACGCCGCTGGCCCAGGGTTTGCTCACCGACAAGTACCTCAATGGCGTGCCGGCGGATGCACGGGTCAATCGCCCGGGCGGCGGTTCGTTGCAGGCCAAGCACCTGTCCGAAGAAAACATCGCGCACGTGCGTGCGCTGAATGAAATCGCCAAGCGTCGCGGCCAGAGCCTGGCGCAACTGGCCCTGGCCTGGACCCTGCGTGACCCACGGGTGACCAGCGCACTGATCGGTGCAAGCCGGCCGGAGCAGATCATCGAGAACGTTGGCGCGTTGAAGAACTTGAGCTTCAGTGCCGAAGAGCTGGCGGAGATTGATCGGTTTGCGCAGGAAGGCGGGATTAACCTGTGGGAAAAACCGTCTACCGCTGAATAA
- a CDS encoding OprD family outer membrane porin produces MVGAAMASFMLSAHADFIDDSHADVTLLNRYLNQQGRDVVNSNAKAHSIRDWGQGFEFNFKSGYTEGPVGFGLDLQAFYGLKLDSGGDLNDKDHQGRYPGSMFPLDNGKSADQFGVLSPTFKMRFAKDELRVGTLYGNNPVLANTDGRLYQQTNTGVQLVSKDLTDFTFTGGDILKTKIRNETGDQGMITAGGTKESDRFLFGGADYTGIQNTTVSLWYSNLEDYYQQFFLGAKRHDALSVGAIDTDLRMFRSLGVGGNADGDKDYAAAGLYGDGVNKGRINQSTVSLLESYSLDGHTVGLGIQKNSGDSDFPYLDSGLNSGDNRQGPGSGADTPALTNMQLNKFQHAGERTWLAQYKYDFGKLGLTGLSFSAAYAHGDDIRTAQGTTSEWERNVAVAYQVPTGTLKGLGVTWKNAHASPDITGATVQDENRFYVSYVVPLW; encoded by the coding sequence ATGGTGGGTGCCGCCATGGCGAGCTTTATGCTGTCCGCCCACGCCGATTTTATCGATGACAGCCACGCCGACGTGACCCTGCTCAACCGCTATCTCAACCAGCAGGGACGGGATGTGGTGAACAGCAACGCCAAGGCCCACAGCATTCGTGATTGGGGCCAGGGTTTCGAGTTCAACTTCAAGTCCGGCTACACCGAGGGGCCGGTGGGCTTTGGGCTGGACCTGCAAGCGTTCTACGGCTTGAAACTGGATTCCGGTGGTGACCTAAACGACAAGGACCACCAGGGCCGCTATCCCGGCAGCATGTTCCCGCTGGACAACGGCAAGTCCGCCGACCAGTTCGGCGTGCTCAGCCCCACGTTCAAGATGCGCTTTGCCAAGGACGAGTTGCGCGTCGGTACGCTGTACGGCAACAACCCGGTGCTGGCCAACACCGACGGCCGCCTGTACCAGCAAACCAATACCGGCGTGCAGCTGGTGTCCAAGGACCTCACCGACTTCACCTTTACCGGTGGCGACATCCTCAAGACCAAGATCCGTAACGAAACCGGCGACCAGGGCATGATCACCGCCGGCGGTACCAAAGAGAGCGATCGCTTCCTGTTCGGCGGGGCGGATTACACCGGCATTCAAAACACCACCGTCAGCCTGTGGTACTCCAACCTTGAGGATTACTACCAGCAGTTCTTCCTCGGTGCCAAACGCCATGACGCCTTGTCGGTCGGTGCAATCGACACCGACCTGCGCATGTTCCGCAGCCTGGGCGTGGGCGGCAACGCCGATGGCGATAAGGATTACGCGGCAGCCGGCCTCTACGGCGACGGCGTGAACAAGGGGCGCATCAACCAGTCCACCGTCAGCTTGCTGGAAAGCTACAGCCTGGACGGCCATACCGTGGGCCTGGGGATCCAGAAAAACAGCGGCGACAGCGATTTCCCTTACCTCGACTCCGGCCTGAACAGCGGCGACAACCGCCAAGGTCCCGGCTCGGGTGCCGACACCCCGGCGCTGACCAACATGCAACTGAACAAATTCCAGCACGCCGGCGAACGCACCTGGCTTGCGCAGTACAAGTATGACTTCGGCAAACTCGGCCTCACCGGCCTGTCGTTCTCCGCCGCCTATGCCCATGGCGATGACATCCGCACCGCGCAGGGCACTACCAGCGAATGGGAGCGCAACGTTGCCGTGGCCTACCAAGTACCCACCGGCACCCTCAAGGGCCTTGGCGTAACCTGGAAAAACGCGCACGCGAGCCCCGACATTACCGGCGCCACCGTGCAAGATGAAAACCGCTTTTATGTCAGCTACGTCGTTCCACTCTGGTAG
- the betT gene encoding choline transporter BetT — MRPFFYFAATFILLFGITVIAIPQQAGAWLLAAQNWAANTVGWYYMLAMTLYLVFVVVTALSGYGKIKLGADHDEPEFSYLSWAGMLFAAGISITLFFFCVSEPLTHLVQPPQGAPMNADAARQAMQILFLHWGLHGWGVFAFVGMALAYFAYRHNLPLALRSALYPLIGKRINGPIGYAVDGFGIIATVFGLGADMGFGVLHLNSGLDYLFGIAHTQWIQVGLITLMMGAAILVAVAGVDKGVRVMSDINMLLACALLLFVLFAGPTQHLLNTLIQNIGDYLGALPTKSFDVYAYDKPSDWLGGWTVFYWAWWIAWSPFVGLFIARISRGRTIREFVFGVLLIPLGFTLAWMSIFGNSAIDQVLNHGLTALGQSAIDDPSMSLYLLLETYPWSKTVIAVTVFISFVFFVTSADSGTVVLSTLSSKGGNADEDGPKWLRVFWGAMTALVTSALLFAGSIDSLKSAVVLTSLPFSMILLLMMWGLHKAFHLESQKQIAQLHSLAPVSASRKGKGGWRQRLSQAVHFPSRDEVYRFLESTVRPAIEEVTAVFVEKGLSVVTQPDPANDNVSLEIGHGEEHPFVYQVQMRGYFTPSFARGGMGSKELNNRRYYRAEVHLSEGSQDYDLVGYTKEQIINDILDQYERHLQFLHLVR, encoded by the coding sequence ATGCGCCCGTTTTTTTACTTTGCCGCCACCTTCATCTTGCTGTTCGGCATCACTGTCATCGCTATCCCGCAACAGGCCGGTGCCTGGCTGCTGGCCGCGCAAAACTGGGCGGCCAACACGGTCGGCTGGTACTACATGCTGGCGATGACCCTGTATCTGGTCTTCGTGGTGGTCACCGCGCTATCGGGCTACGGCAAGATAAAACTCGGTGCCGACCACGACGAGCCCGAATTCAGTTATCTGTCCTGGGCCGGCATGCTGTTCGCTGCAGGGATCAGCATCACGCTGTTTTTCTTCTGCGTGTCCGAGCCGCTGACGCACCTGGTGCAACCGCCCCAGGGCGCGCCGATGAACGCCGATGCGGCGCGCCAGGCCATGCAGATCCTGTTTCTGCACTGGGGCCTGCATGGCTGGGGCGTGTTCGCCTTTGTCGGCATGGCGCTGGCATATTTCGCCTACCGGCATAACCTGCCGCTGGCGCTGCGCTCGGCGTTGTACCCCCTGATCGGCAAGCGCATCAACGGGCCCATCGGTTATGCGGTGGATGGCTTCGGCATCATCGCCACGGTGTTTGGTCTCGGTGCCGACATGGGTTTTGGTGTGCTGCACCTCAACTCCGGCCTCGACTACCTGTTCGGCATCGCCCACACCCAGTGGATTCAGGTCGGCCTGATCACTCTGATGATGGGCGCCGCGATCCTCGTTGCTGTGGCCGGCGTCGATAAGGGCGTGCGGGTGATGTCCGATATCAACATGCTGCTGGCCTGCGCGCTGCTGCTGTTCGTGTTGTTTGCCGGGCCTACCCAGCATTTGCTCAATACCTTGATCCAGAACATCGGCGACTACTTGGGCGCCTTGCCGACCAAGAGTTTTGATGTGTACGCCTACGACAAACCCAGTGACTGGCTGGGCGGTTGGACGGTGTTCTACTGGGCCTGGTGGATCGCGTGGTCGCCGTTCGTGGGCCTGTTTATTGCGCGGATTTCCCGCGGCCGGACCATCCGTGAGTTCGTGTTCGGGGTGCTGCTGATCCCGCTGGGTTTCACCCTGGCGTGGATGTCGATCTTCGGCAACAGCGCCATCGATCAGGTGCTCAACCACGGGCTGACGGCGCTCGGGCAGTCGGCCATCGATGACCCGTCGATGAGCCTCTACCTGCTGCTGGAAACCTACCCGTGGAGCAAAACCGTGATCGCCGTTACGGTGTTTATCAGCTTCGTGTTCTTCGTCACGTCGGCGGACTCCGGCACTGTGGTGCTCTCGACCCTGTCGTCCAAGGGCGGCAACGCCGACGAAGACGGGCCGAAGTGGCTGCGGGTGTTCTGGGGCGCGATGACCGCCCTGGTCACCAGTGCGTTGCTGTTTGCCGGCAGCATCGATTCGCTCAAATCAGCGGTGGTACTGACCTCGTTGCCGTTCTCGATGATTTTGCTGCTGATGATGTGGGGGCTGCACAAGGCGTTCCACTTGGAGTCGCAAAAGCAGATTGCCCAGCTGCATTCGCTGGCACCGGTTTCGGCATCGCGCAAAGGCAAAGGTGGCTGGCGCCAGCGTTTGAGCCAGGCCGTGCACTTCCCATCGCGCGATGAGGTGTACCGTTTCCTTGAATCGACAGTACGCCCGGCGATTGAAGAAGTGACGGCGGTATTTGTCGAGAAAGGCTTGAGTGTGGTCACCCAGCCGGACCCGGCCAACGACAACGTGAGCCTGGAAATCGGCCATGGCGAAGAGCATCCCTTTGTCTATCAGGTGCAGATGCGCGGTTACTTCACACCGTCCTTCGCCCGTGGCGGCATGGGCTCCAAAGAGCTCAATAACCGCCGCTACTACCGGGCGGAAGTGCACTTGAGCGAGGGCAGCCAGGACTACGATCTGGTGGGCTACACCAAAGAGCAGATCATCAACGACATCCTCGACCAGTACGAGCGACACCTGCAGTTCCTGCACTTGGTGCGCTAG